CGGATCGTGGAACCCGGAAAGGATTTTCATCAGGGTGGACTTTCCGGCGCCATTCTCGCCGATCAGCGCATGAACTTCGCCGGCGCGGACATCCATGCTCACGCTGAACAGAACCGGCACGGGCCCGAATGACTTGCTGATATTGACAGCTTCAATCACCGCCGCCGAAGCGGACGTCGCGACATCCATCTGAAGATCCTCCCACGCACCGCTGATATTGTTTCACACTGGCGCAATGATTCTTATGTAAACGTTTTCACAGTCGATGTAAACCTTTACATTCGTGTTTGTAAACCTTTTCATGAATCAGTTCAGGCTATATACAGCAATGAGTACGTTGAATTTCATGCACTTATGGATGTGCAAAGAGCAACGCGGCAGGGATCGTTGAATGAGCGAACCGGTGGACCGTCCGGCGACAATTGAAGACGTTGCAAAGCTTGCGGGTGTTTCCATCGCGACCGTGAGCCGCGCATTGCGGTCACCGGAGAAGGTTGCCGAGAGCACGCGCAAGAAGGTCACCGCCGCCATCGCACGCACCGGCTATACCGCGAACGCGATGGCGCAGAACCTGCGCATGCAGCGATCCAAGATGGTGCTGGTGCTCGCATCCTCGATTGCCGATCCGAACTTCGCCGGTATCCTGACCGGTCTGGAAAAGGCGGCCAACGACCGAGGCTACGGCGTCCTCATCGGCAATACCGAGGGAACCACGGGTCTGGAACAGAATTACCTGCGCTTTCTGTCGACAGGCATGGCCGATGGGCTGGTGCTCCTGACCGGTCACATTCCGGTCGCGGGCGAACCGAAAACGCCTCTGGCAACACTGCCGGCGATCGTTGCCACGGAGCGGCCGGTCAACACCTCCGAGATCAGTTATGTCGGTGTGGACGATGTCGCCGCCTCCAAGATGGCAACGGAGTACCTGATTTCGCTCGGCCACCGCAGGATCACCTTCATCTCCGGCGGACGCGCCGACATCCGCAGCGATCTGAGGCACAAGGGCTATTGCCAGGGATTGAAGGAATCGCCGGAAGCCCTGCGCGACTGGCGCGTCGAGGGAGACGGCACGAGCGAAAGCGGCCGCGCGGCCGTCGAAAGGCTGTTCATCAAGGATGACCTGCCGACAGCCTTCTACTGCTTCAACGACAACACGGCCATCGGGGTCATCTCGGCGTTGCAGCTGCGCGGCTACCGGGTCCCGGAGGACTTCTCCGTTCTGGGCTTTGACGACATTCCTTTCGCCAGCAATTTTTCGCCGGCGCTGACGACGATCCGCCAGCCGCGCCACCACATCGGCGAAAAGGCGATGAACATTCTGCTTGACCGCCTGGCAAACCGGTCGCTCGAGACGCGCTCGCAGCTACTGCACGGGGATCTGATCGTGCGTGAAAGCTGCGCTGGCGTTGCCAGAAAACGGGCCTGAAAGCGCAATTACGCGCTGACGCTGCTGCGCGCCTGGGAAGTGTCCTGAATGGTTGCGAGGATCTGTTCCGTCACAGCGCGTGTGCCCATGTCGCCACCGAATTCCATCGGTCTCAGGGCATTTTGCGCAAATCCTGTGTCCACGGCTGCGTTGATCAGGTCCGCAGCGTCTGCAAGACCGGGCTCATCGAGCTTCTCCGACAGGTAGTCCAGCATCAGCGCGCCGCTGAGAATGGCGGCGAGCGGGTTGGCCTTGTCCTGGCCCATGATGTCGGGCGCGCTGCCATGCGCCGGCTGGAACAGGCCGACCTCATCGCCGATCTCCGCGCAGGCGGCCATGCCCATGCCGCCGACCAGCCCGCCGGCAAGGTCCGACAGGATGTCGCCGAACATGTTCTCGGTCACCAGCACGTCGAATTCCCAGGGCTTGCGCACGAGATCGAGCGCCTGCGCGTCGACATAGTTGTAGCCCACGTCCACGTCCGGGTGCCTTGCTTTCACCTCGTCGAAGAGCTGCCGGAAGAAGGCGAGGGAGGTAAAGACATTGGCCTTGTCGACGCAGGTCAGTTTGCCCGAGCTGCCGCGTTCGCGGCGCTTGCGGGCAAGATTGAAAGCGAACTCGTGCAGCTTCGTCGTGGTCTTGCGTGTGATCCTCAGGATGTCCTGAACCTCGTCATCATTGACGACAAGACTGCGATTGTGGGTCGCTGCGGAATAAAACAGACCTTCCGTCGACTCCCTCAAGATGACGAGATCGATGCCGGACGCACGCGGGTCCGCCAGCCGCTGAGGTGCATTGGGATAGGCCTTGACCGGTCTGACGCCGGCATAGAGACCGAAGGCATCACGCAATCTCAGATGCGGCGAAATTTCCGTTCCATCCGTGTGCCGGATTGACGGCAGGCCAATTGCGCCGAGAAAGATGGCGTCGGCTGCTTCCGCGCGTTTTTCGCCGTCGGCTTCGATATCGCGTCCCGTGTCCCTGAAGTAACCGGCACCTGCGTTTATCTCGTCATAGGACGGTTTGGCGTGTCCCGTTTTCTGAAGCGCGGATTCCACCACGGCAATGGTCGCTTCGGAAACGTCCACGCCGATGCCGTCGCCTTTGATCAGGGCAATTCTCATTCTTTTGTCCTCACGTCCATTCAACGTCAAACCGCTTCACGACCATATCTATCTGGTCTTCGTTCAGCGCGGTAGCATTTGCGCCGCGCAACAGCAACGCGAGTTTAGCAGTCGCTTCCAGTTCTTCCATCGCGTAAACGGCCGCCTGCAGGTCCTTCCCAGCGACAACCGGTCCGTGATTTGCCAAGAGCACGGCGGACCGTTTCCGGCAAGGCCGCGGACCGCGTCGCCCATCGCCGGATCTCCTGGTACGAAAAACGGAAGCAGCCGGACCTTTCCGAGCAGCATGATTCCGTAGGCGGTCAGCGGAGGCAGCACATTGTCCGGGTCGATTTCCGGAAGCAGGGAAAGAGCGACCGAATGACAGGAATGCAGATGCACCACGGCCCCGGTCCGGTGCCGCGTTTCATAAAACGCTGCATGCAGCGGTATTTCCTTGGTCGGCTTGTCCCCGGAATTGAGCGCGCCTTTTTCCGACAGATGGCTGATGCGGGCCGGATCGAGAAATCCCATGGAGGAGCCTGTCGGCGTCACCAGAAGACTGCCATCGGAAAGTCTCGCCGATATGTTGCCTGTCGAGCCGTGCGTCAGGCCCCGGTCGAACATGGATTTGGCGTATGTCGCGATCTGTTCCCGCGTCCGTGCAATCTCGCTCACGAAGCCCCTCCCAGCACCGAGAGCGCTTCGTGGAAAAAGTCCGGGCCTCCGAAGTTGCCCGATTTGAGAGCGAGCAGAAGATCGCTTTCGGCAACCTTGAGCGCAGGCACGCCCGCAGCGATGCGCGGGCCGACTTCAAGCGATTGCGCAGACACGCCGGATACCACGGCGCCCGAGGTCTCGCCGCCGGCGACAACGATCCGTGTCACACCGGACTGCGAAAGAGCTGCGGCAAGATTTGCAAACAGCCGTTCAACGGCTTGAGAGCTCTTTTCCTTGCCGTATTTCTGCTGCGCGGCAGCAACGGTTTCCGGCTCGGCGGAGGAATAGAGCAGGGGCGCTTGTTCCTGTTGCAGGGTCCATTCGACAAGTTCCTGAAGGGACAACCTGTTTTCCATGATGTCGGAGACAGCCAGTTCCCGGCTCGGGGCCTTTGCCTTGAAGGTTTCGACCTGTTCGCGCGTGGCAAGCGAGCAGGAACCGGAAAGGACGATTGCCTTGCCGTGATGCCCTTGCCACGCGGTATCTCCCGGTAACGCTCCGAAATTACCGGGCAGTCCGAGAGCGATGCCCGAGCCGCCGACGACCAGTTTCCTGTTTTTCGCGGCGCGTCCGATCGCGAACAGGTCGTCATTCGTAATCGCATCGGCGATGACCATGGATTTGTCCGCTGCCGGATCAGGCGACGCGTCTTCACCTTCGTGGAGACCGGACAGGGACAGATGCGCAACGGGCCAGTCCGTCTGCCTGGACAGGACCCGGCGAAGATCGGGATCTCGCATGGGCGTGAGCGGATGGTTCTGCATGCCGCTTTCGCTCAGCAGCGTATCCTTGACGAACAGGTGTCCCTGGTAAACCGTCCGGCCGTTTTCCGGGAACGCCGGACAGACCAGAACGCGGGTTTCCCCGAGACGCTCGGCAAGTGCGGCTGCGACCGGGCCGATATTGCCTTCGTCAGTGGAATCGAAGGTCGAGCAGACCTTGAACACGATCTGCGTGCAGCCCTGGGCAATGAGCCAGTCGCAGGCCGCCAGCGAGCCTTCCACGGCCTCGGCGGCTGGAATGGTTCTCGATTTCAGACCGACAACACCGGCCTCTATGTCGCCGTCCGGCGCACGCTTCGGGACGCCGACGAACTGGGCTGTGCGCATGCCGCCCTCCGAAAGCGTCAGTGCAATGTCGGATGCGCCGGTAAAATCGTCTGCGATCACACCGAGCTTCATGACTGGATCCATTTTTGCGGGCCGGTGTCGAGGCGGATGACATGATCCGGCCCATGTGCGGGGAAGAGATCGCGCACCAGCGGATCGTGTCCTGGCACGACAAGCTTGTCGGAACTCGCCAGCTTTCGAATGGTCTGGAAGCCCTGCAGCATGTCGTCAAGATCGACCACGATCGGGAACGGTTTGGCTTCCAGGAAGTTTTCGTAATAGTGCGACGTGTCCGACGCCAGGCACATCCAGCCGGCCTGCGTCAGCACGCGCACGGCCTGAAGCCCCTTGCTGTGCCCGCCCGTGTGATGAACGGTGACACCCTCCCGGACTTCACCTTCGCCTTCATGGAAGACAACACGTCCCGAATAGAGCCGCTTGACGGCTTCGCAGACGTGGTCGACCGTGAACGGCGCCTGCAGGGTGCCGTGGCACATGCAGGGGCCGGTCGCATAGGCCATTTCTGCCGCCTGCAGATGGATGGTCGCGTTTGGAAAGTGTTTCAGACCGCCAGCGTGGTCGTAATGGAGGTGGGTCACGATGATGGTTGAGACCGCCTCCGGATCGATCCCGAGCGGGGCCAGCGCTTCGACGGGGTTCAGCCTGACCGGACGGCCGCGCCGGTCTCCCTCGTCCTGGTCGTAACCGGTGTCCACGAGAACGATCTCGTTGACCCTCCTGAGAACCCAGATGAAGTAGTCCATGTCATGCGGCAGGTGATGGTCGTCATCAAAAAGGAAACTGTCCTTCCGCGTCCGTTCATTCCGGTCGGCATATTTGACGGCAAAAACTTCCCAGGGTGTCATGAACTCACCTTCGAATAGGTCGCGACCGACTTTTCCGCGATCATCGTTGAAACCTGCGCATCGAAAGCAAGAAAATGCGGCGTCTTCAGATGAACCTGAAAGGCTTCGGCGTCATCGTAGATCTCGTAGAGAAAAACCTCCCCGGGCCTGCCCGGATCGGTGCAGACATCGAACTGGTGGCAACCGGGCTCTTCCTGGAGCGACGCTTTTGCGTTGTCTAGCATCAGGGGCATGAACGTCTCGAACATCCCGTCCCTGATTTCAAATCGGACTGTGACTGCAAACACCTGTCTTTCCTCCCTATCGGAACAAGTAGACCATACCCATCGATACGAAGGGAAGGTAGGTGACAGCGAGAAGGGCAGCGATCGCCGCGAGATAAAGATGCGCCATGTTGCGGGCGATCGACAGGACGCCGACCCCGGAGATCCTCGAGGCGACATAAAGTGTCGCGCCGACAGGCGGGGTAAACAGGCCGACGGCCACGTTGCAGGTCATGATCACGCCGAGATGGACCGGATCGACCCCGAACGCCTTGGCTGTCGGCAGAAACAGCGGCGCGGTCAGCAGGATGGCAGGCACCGGGTCCAGCACCAGCCCGAGAACCAAGAGGACAATGTTGACCAGGAGCAGGAACATCCACGGGCCGCTGGAAAAGTCCTGGACAAATCCCACCAGGATCTGCGGCATCTGTTCCAGCGTGATCAGCCAGCCGAGGACGGTCGTCGCGCCGATCACGACCATGACGACGGAACTGGTCACGAAGGAATCGACCAGCAGCCTGGGCAGGTCCTTCAGCTTGAAGTCCCGGTAGACAACGGTGGTGACGAACAAGCCGTAGACAACGGCAAGGGCCGCGGCCTCGGTCGGTGTCACCCATCCGGTGAAAATGCCGCCGAGGATCAGCACCGGCATGAAAAGGGCCGGGGCCGTGCCGATGAACGAGCTTGTCAGCTCCTGCAAGGTGGTGGTGCGTCCGCCCGGATCGCATTTGCTGGTCTTGCCGACATAATAGCAGACCGCCATGAACATGGCGCCGAACAGGATGCCGGGCACCATGCCCGCCAGAAACAGGTCCGCGACCGAGACATTTCCGACAAAACCGTAGATCAGCATCGGGATCGAGGGTGGGATAATGATACCGATGGTGCCGGCTGCCGCGACAAGCCCGGCCGCGAATGCGGTGTTGTAGCCCTCCCGAGACATGTTCTTGATCATGACCGATCCGATCGCGGCGCTGTCCGCGATTGCCGATCCGGAAATGCCGCCGAAGATCATTGATGCGCCGACGACCACCATCCCGAGTCCCCCGGCCATGAAGCCGAAGGCGGCCCGGGCGAAGCCGATGATGCGCAGTCCGACACCGCCCCGGCTCATCATTTCGCCCGCGACGATGAACAGCGGGATGGCGAGGAAGTGGTTCGGTTCGACACCGCCGATGAAGTTCAGGAACAGCGCCTGCAGCGGATAGCCGAGGTCGAACACGATGATGGGCAGAACGGCCGTGATCAGGATGGCCCAGACCAGGGGGATGCCAAGAAAAACCGTCGTCAGGAATACGGCAACGACAAAAAGCAGGATCATAGCAGTGCCTCGCCACCGTCTGAATGAGTCCCATGGGGAACGACGGGATTGCGAATGTCGAACACCATGTTGAAGAGATGGAAAATCAGTGTGAGAGCCATGCCGACGGGCATGGAAGCGTACAAAAGCCCGACAGGCCAATAGAGCACCGTCGTCTTCTGTGCCCAGGTATGAACCGAGATGTTGTATCCGGTGTAGATCAGGCTCATCAGCAGAATGGCGATGATGACGTCGATGGTGATGGAAAGCACGCGCTGGCCGCGATAGGGCATCAGACGTTCGACGATTTCCGTCACGCGCATGTGCGCGCCCCTGGCGACAGCGGCAGCGCAGCCGATGAACGTGCTCCAGAGCAGCAGGAAGCTGGTGACTTCCAGCGACCACGCCAGGTCGAAGCCGGCAAAACCGCGCAGCGATGCATTGCAGAAAACCAGCGTGACGATGGAAAACCCGCCAAGCATGAGGCACACGTCCACCAGATGGCTGAGCCAGCGCAGCACAGCCGGATAATGATCTCGGTAATCCAAGGGACTTCTCTTTTTTGAAAGGAGCCGGAACCGATCCGGTTCCGGCCAGTCAATCTGTCAGGTCATTCCTGCACGCCATTGCAGCCTGGCGTGCAGGGGATGACCTTCTCGCCTGATCAGTTCTGTGCCGGAAGCGCTTCCCTGATGGCCGCGGCATCGGAAAGGATGTTGTCGACCGCTTCCGCACCATAGACGTCCTTCGCCTTTGCATAGACCGGCTGGACGGCTTCGCGGAACGGACCGATCTCCGGCACACTGACCTTGGCGCCTTCCTCGGTCATCTGCGTCAGCTGGCTGTCGACCGAGCTTTTGACGAGATCGCGGCTGAAAGTGGCGGATTCCGCAGCCGCCTTCAGAACGGCTTCCTTGTCTTCATCGGAGAAGGACTGCCAGGTCTTTTCCGCAATGGTCAGCGGCAGCGGGCTGTAGACGTGCCGGGTCAGCGTGATGTGCGGCGCGACTTCGTAGAACCGCAAGGAATTGATCGTGTCGACCGGGTTTTCCTGACCGTTCACGATGCCCTGCTGGATGGAGAGATAAACGTCGGTGATCGGCATCACCACCGTCTGGAAGCCGATCGCTTCCATCGACCAGCGGATCATGTCGTTCGGGAAGACGCGCATTTTCATCGACTCCGCATCGGTCGGCGACGCGAGCGGCTCATTGGTGGTGAAGCTACGGAAGCCGGCTTCCCAGGTCGACAGGACGCGGAACCCTTTCTCCGGCAGTTTTTCGAACTCGCCCTGCAGCCAGGCCGAATTGTCATAAAGCTCCCAGCCCTGTTCGTAGGTGTCGACCAGGAATGGCATGGCGGTGAGGTTGAGGGACGGCAGATGCGTTGCATAGCTGCCCGTCGCGGACACGGTGAAGTCGATGCCGCCAAGCTGCAGAAGTTCGATTGCCTTCGGGTCGTTCGCGAGCTGTCCGGACGGGAAAATCTGCACTTCGTAGCGGCCGTCGGTGTACTCGGCGACCTTCTCGGCAAACAGCTCCGCGGCCGCCTGGCGCGATCCACCGGGATTGTCGGTGTGGCTGAAGCGCAGCGTTTCAACGGCAAGGGCGCTGCCTGCGCCGGCAACGATGAGCGCCGCGCTCAAAAACAGGCGGCTCAGGGATTTCTTGTCAAGCATTGGGTCTCCTCCCACGATCGGATTTAAGATCGTATCAATTTACACATTTGTTTGCGTATACGTAATTCAATCCCTTGTCAACTTGGCCCGGCTCCCCTATCACGAAGGGCAACAGGCCGGTGCCGGAACATCGGGCAGCGGCTCAAAAGAACTGCTAGAAAGACTCGTCTGAAGGGGATTGAATCGATGGTGGAAGGCACGGACACCTTACGCGTCGCCTGCTTGGGGGCCGGCTATTTCGCACGGTTTCACTATGAAGCCTGGCGGAGACTGCAAAGGGTGAGGCTTGTCGGTGCGTGTGACCGGGACCCTGAAAAGGCAAAGGCGACGGGCCTGACCGCATTCGAGGATCTGGACACCATGCTCAAGATGGCCACTCCTGACCTGCTCGACATCATCACGCCGCCGCCGACCCACCTGCCGGCAATCACGGCCGCGATTTCAAAGGGTGTCAGGACGATCATCTGCCAGAAACCGTTTTGCACGTCGCTGTCCGAAGCGCGCGAGGCGGCAGATCTCGCCGAAAAGGCGGGTGTCGTGCTGGTGGTCCACGAGAATTTCCGCTTCCAGCCCTGGTATCGTGCGATCAGGCAGGCGCTTGACGAAAACCTGATCGGAGACCTTCTCCAGCTTACGTTCCGGCTCCGCACCGGCGACGGGCAGGGGCCGGAGGCCTACCTCGACCGGCAGCCCTATTTTCAGACAATGCCGAAACTTCTGATCCACGAAACCGGCGTTCACTGGGTCGACACCTTCCGCTATCTCCTGGGAGAGCCTGAGGCCGTTTACGCCGACCTTCGAAAACTCAATCCGGTCATCGCCGGAGAGGACGCCGGTTATTTTGTCTTCGACTATGCCAATGGCGTGCGTGCGCTTTTCGACGGCAACCGGCTCCTGGATCATGCAGCGGAAAACTGCAGGACAACCCTGGGCGAAGCACTCGTTGAAGGCACCCGCGGAACCCTGACGCTTGCCGGAGATGGTTCTGTCGGTTTGCGCCATTTTGGATCGCTGGAAGACAGTGTCCTGCTTCCGGCAAGGGAATGGGAAGGTTTCGGCGGTGACTGCGTCAAGAATCTCATCTGTCACGTGGTTGACGGGGTGCTGGACGGCAAACCCTTGGAAAATGAGGCAAGTGACTATCTGAAGGTAATTGCGATAGAACAGGCGATCTATGAGTCTGACCGGCTGGGTCAGAAGATCCGGGAGTTTGCCGTTGCTTGAAGCACCGAAGCCGAAGACGATCACGACACAGGCAATGGAGCAGATCCGTCAACTGATCTTCGATGGTGAACTTGCAGCTGGATCCGATCATCTGGAAAGCGAGCTTGCCGGCCGTCTCGGCATGTCGCGCACGCCGGTCCGGGAGGCGACGCTGATGCTGGCCCAGCAGGGGCTTCTTGAAGTCCGCCCGAGAAAGGGTGTCCGGATTGCAACGCTGTCCCTGAAGGACATGGAAGAGATTTATGCCGTCCTGACCGAACTTGAGAGCCTGGCTGCCGAAGAAGCAGCGGAAAGGAACTATTCCGAAGGCGCACTCGCGACCCTCAAGCAATCTATCGAGGCGATGGAAACCGCGCTGGAGCAACAGGACCGGGAGGCCTGGGCCGTCGCGGACAATGCCTTCCACGAGGAACTTGTGAGGCTCGGCGGCAATTCCAGGGTGGAGGCCATCGTGGCGATGATGGCGAACCAGGTCCGGCGCGCGCGCGCCATGACCCTGTTCATCCGCCCGTTGCCGGTCAAGTCGAACGAAGACCATCGCGCGGTCTATGACGCGATACGGCAGGGCAACCCGGCTCTTGCGCGCGAACGCCACCGCAATCACCGCCGCGATGCGCGTGAGGTTCTGATAGATCTTCTCAAGAAGCACAAGCTGTTTCAGCTCTAAATCCATGGAGCCACATGGCCCGTTTCGCGTCAACGACTGACCGCTCAAACACGGGCGGCGCAACCGCGACAAAGCAAATAGTCAGATAAAGTTCCGAA
This region of uncultured Roseibium sp. genomic DNA includes:
- a CDS encoding LacI family DNA-binding transcriptional regulator, whose amino-acid sequence is MSEPVDRPATIEDVAKLAGVSIATVSRALRSPEKVAESTRKKVTAAIARTGYTANAMAQNLRMQRSKMVLVLASSIADPNFAGILTGLEKAANDRGYGVLIGNTEGTTGLEQNYLRFLSTGMADGLVLLTGHIPVAGEPKTPLATLPAIVATERPVNTSEISYVGVDDVAASKMATEYLISLGHRRITFISGGRADIRSDLRHKGYCQGLKESPEALRDWRVEGDGTSESGRAAVERLFIKDDLPTAFYCFNDNTAIGVISALQLRGYRVPEDFSVLGFDDIPFASNFSPALTTIRQPRHHIGEKAMNILLDRLANRSLETRSQLLHGDLIVRESCAGVARKRA
- a CDS encoding GntR family transcriptional regulator; this translates as MLEAPKPKTITTQAMEQIRQLIFDGELAAGSDHLESELAGRLGMSRTPVREATLMLAQQGLLEVRPRKGVRIATLSLKDMEEIYAVLTELESLAAEEAAERNYSEGALATLKQSIEAMETALEQQDREAWAVADNAFHEELVRLGGNSRVEAIVAMMANQVRRARAMTLFIRPLPVKSNEDHRAVYDAIRQGNPALARERHRNHRRDAREVLIDLLKKHKLFQL
- a CDS encoding TRAP transporter large permease, translating into MILLFVVAVFLTTVFLGIPLVWAILITAVLPIIVFDLGYPLQALFLNFIGGVEPNHFLAIPLFIVAGEMMSRGGVGLRIIGFARAAFGFMAGGLGMVVVGASMIFGGISGSAIADSAAIGSVMIKNMSREGYNTAFAAGLVAAAGTIGIIIPPSIPMLIYGFVGNVSVADLFLAGMVPGILFGAMFMAVCYYVGKTSKCDPGGRTTTLQELTSSFIGTAPALFMPVLILGGIFTGWVTPTEAAALAVVYGLFVTTVVYRDFKLKDLPRLLVDSFVTSSVVMVVIGATTVLGWLITLEQMPQILVGFVQDFSSGPWMFLLLVNIVLLVLGLVLDPVPAILLTAPLFLPTAKAFGVDPVHLGVIMTCNVAVGLFTPPVGATLYVASRISGVGVLSIARNMAHLYLAAIAALLAVTYLPFVSMGMVYLFR
- a CDS encoding putative quinol monooxygenase; the encoded protein is MFAVTVRFEIRDGMFETFMPLMLDNAKASLQEEPGCHQFDVCTDPGRPGEVFLYEIYDDAEAFQVHLKTPHFLAFDAQVSTMIAEKSVATYSKVSS
- a CDS encoding N-acyl homoserine lactonase family protein; its protein translation is MTPWEVFAVKYADRNERTRKDSFLFDDDHHLPHDMDYFIWVLRRVNEIVLVDTGYDQDEGDRRGRPVRLNPVEALAPLGIDPEAVSTIIVTHLHYDHAGGLKHFPNATIHLQAAEMAYATGPCMCHGTLQAPFTVDHVCEAVKRLYSGRVVFHEGEGEVREGVTVHHTGGHSKGLQAVRVLTQAGWMCLASDTSHYYENFLEAKPFPIVVDLDDMLQGFQTIRKLASSDKLVVPGHDPLVRDLFPAHGPDHVIRLDTGPQKWIQS
- a CDS encoding Gfo/Idh/MocA family oxidoreductase, producing MVEGTDTLRVACLGAGYFARFHYEAWRRLQRVRLVGACDRDPEKAKATGLTAFEDLDTMLKMATPDLLDIITPPPTHLPAITAAISKGVRTIICQKPFCTSLSEAREAADLAEKAGVVLVVHENFRFQPWYRAIRQALDENLIGDLLQLTFRLRTGDGQGPEAYLDRQPYFQTMPKLLIHETGVHWVDTFRYLLGEPEAVYADLRKLNPVIAGEDAGYFVFDYANGVRALFDGNRLLDHAAENCRTTLGEALVEGTRGTLTLAGDGSVGLRHFGSLEDSVLLPAREWEGFGGDCVKNLICHVVDGVLDGKPLENEASDYLKVIAIEQAIYESDRLGQKIREFAVA
- the otnK gene encoding 3-oxo-tetronate kinase; its protein translation is MKLGVIADDFTGASDIALTLSEGGMRTAQFVGVPKRAPDGDIEAGVVGLKSRTIPAAEAVEGSLAACDWLIAQGCTQIVFKVCSTFDSTDEGNIGPVAAALAERLGETRVLVCPAFPENGRTVYQGHLFVKDTLLSESGMQNHPLTPMRDPDLRRVLSRQTDWPVAHLSLSGLHEGEDASPDPAADKSMVIADAITNDDLFAIGRAAKNRKLVVGGSGIALGLPGNFGALPGDTAWQGHHGKAIVLSGSCSLATREQVETFKAKAPSRELAVSDIMENRLSLQELVEWTLQQEQAPLLYSSAEPETVAAAQQKYGKEKSSQAVERLFANLAAALSQSGVTRIVVAGGETSGAVVSGVSAQSLEVGPRIAAGVPALKVAESDLLLALKSGNFGGPDFFHEALSVLGGAS
- a CDS encoding isocitrate/isopropylmalate family dehydrogenase — translated: MRIALIKGDGIGVDVSEATIAVVESALQKTGHAKPSYDEINAGAGYFRDTGRDIEADGEKRAEAADAIFLGAIGLPSIRHTDGTEISPHLRLRDAFGLYAGVRPVKAYPNAPQRLADPRASGIDLVILRESTEGLFYSAATHNRSLVVNDDEVQDILRITRKTTTKLHEFAFNLARKRRERGSSGKLTCVDKANVFTSLAFFRQLFDEVKARHPDVDVGYNYVDAQALDLVRKPWEFDVLVTENMFGDILSDLAGGLVGGMGMAACAEIGDEVGLFQPAHGSAPDIMGQDKANPLAAILSGALMLDYLSEKLDEPGLADAADLINAAVDTGFAQNALRPMEFGGDMGTRAVTEQILATIQDTSQARSSVSA
- a CDS encoding TRAP transporter substrate-binding protein yields the protein MLDKKSLSRLFLSAALIVAGAGSALAVETLRFSHTDNPGGSRQAAAELFAEKVAEYTDGRYEVQIFPSGQLANDPKAIELLQLGGIDFTVSATGSYATHLPSLNLTAMPFLVDTYEQGWELYDNSAWLQGEFEKLPEKGFRVLSTWEAGFRSFTTNEPLASPTDAESMKMRVFPNDMIRWSMEAIGFQTVVMPITDVYLSIQQGIVNGQENPVDTINSLRFYEVAPHITLTRHVYSPLPLTIAEKTWQSFSDEDKEAVLKAAAESATFSRDLVKSSVDSQLTQMTEEGAKVSVPEIGPFREAVQPVYAKAKDVYGAEAVDNILSDAAAIREALPAQN
- a CDS encoding TRAP transporter small permease, yielding MDYRDHYPAVLRWLSHLVDVCLMLGGFSIVTLVFCNASLRGFAGFDLAWSLEVTSFLLLWSTFIGCAAAVARGAHMRVTEIVERLMPYRGQRVLSITIDVIIAILLMSLIYTGYNISVHTWAQKTTVLYWPVGLLYASMPVGMALTLIFHLFNMVFDIRNPVVPHGTHSDGGEALL